The DNA sequence TGGGCCTACCGGGCCGCCGGCGCCGAGGTCGTGGTGACCACGTCGGAGGACTACCTGCCGACGGTGCTGCGCGCGGGGCTCCCCGCGACGCCCGCCGGTCCCGCGGCCGACTTCACCGGCCTCGCCGGCGACGGTTTCGCCGACGCCGGCGAGCACCTGCTCGCCCACGGCCGGGTGTTCGCGCGCATCTCCGCCCGCAACCTGGTCGGCACGCTCCGGCTCGCGGAGAGCTGGCGGCCGGACCTCGTGGTGTTCGAACGCGCGGCCGCGGCCGGCGCGATCACGGCGGCGGTGCACGGCGTCCCCGGCGTCGAGCTGCAGTGGGGCGTACCGGCGCTGCGCGAATACCGGGCCGCGGCCGACGAGGTGCTCGCCGGCGAGCTGTCCGCGCTCGGCCTGCCCGAGCTGCCGCGCGCGGACCACGTCGTCGGCACCTGGCCGCCGAGCCTGCGCCACCTGCACGCGGCCGAGCAGTCGAGCATGCGGCACGTGCCCTACAACGGCGACGCCCGGCTGCCGGACTGGCTGGCGGTCCCGCCGCGGCGGCCGCGGGTGTGCCTGACGCTGGGCACCGTGCTCCCCGGGCTGGGGACGGCCGGGCTGTTCCTGGCCCTGCTCGAAGAACTGTCCACGTTGGACATCGAGCTGGTGGTGGCGGTGGCCGACGAGACGGCGGCGGCGTGGGGCCCGCTCCCGCCGTCGGTGCTCCACGCGGGACGGCTCCCCCTGGCCCAGGCACTGCGGACGTGCGATGCGGTGGTGCACCACGGGGGCAACGGAACGTCGCTGGCGGCGCTGGAAGCCGGGGTCCCGCAGCTGGTCCTGCCGCACTTCGACGACCAGATCGGCAACGCGGAAGCCGTGGTGCGCTCGGGTGCGGGGTTGCGGCTGGCGCCCGGGGAGATCACGCCCGAGGCCGTCGCGGCGGGGTGCGCCCAGTTGCTGGACGATCCCCGGTTCGGCGTCGTCGCGGCCGAGGTCGCGGCCGAGAACGCCGCGCAGCCGTCGCCCGCCGAAGTCGTGCGGACGCTGACTCCCCTGGCGCTGCGACCGGAACTCCGCCGGGCGGGCTGACCCCACGAGAAAGGCCGCGGGCCGGGTGATCCCCGGCCCGCGGCCTCCGCACGGCTCGCCGCCAGCGCCCCAATGTGGCGTTGGGTGCGTCCAGCGCACCCAATGTGGCGTTCGGTGCGTCCAACGCACCGAACGCCACATTGGGGCGCAGGAGACGCGGCGGTACTCAGCTCTGGTGGTCGAGCGTGAGCTGCTCCAGGATCTTCACGTACTCGGCCGGGCCGGGGACCGAGTTGATCTCCTTCTGCAGCCGCTGGGCGTTCTCCTTGAAGGACTTCTCCTCCAGGACCCGGCGGATCTGCTCGCGCATCACCGCGGCGTCCGGCTCGGCCACGTTCAGCACCAGGCCCGCGCCCTTCGCCAGGGTGAAGCGGGCCAGCGCCGGGCCGAGGCTGTAGCGCGACCGGGCCAGGCGGGCCGCGCCGGAGGGGTTCGCGCGGATGCTGTGGCCGACGAAGTCGACCAGCAGCTGCGGGACGCTGTTCAGGATCGCCGGCATGACCGTGCCGACGCCGCCGTGGTGGATGAGCAGCGAGCACGTCGGGACCAGCTGGTCCAGCGGGACGAACGGGAGCACGCGGACGTTCTCCGGGATCTGCTCGACCTTGGCCAGCTGCTGGTCGTCGAGCGTCGCGACGACCTCGACGTCCAGTTCGGACAGCGCGTTCAGCAGGACCGGGATGTGGTCCCAGCCGCCCTCCATGAACGCGCGCTCGGACAGGCCCAGCGACACCGCGACGCGGGGGCGCTCCGGCACCGGGTACAGCCAGTCCGGCATGGGCTGCTGGCTCGAGTACGACACCCACCGCATGGGGACGACGTTCGCGGACACCTCGGGGCCGATCTCCTGCGGCTGCGAGTTGATCGTCCACTGGCCCCACAGCAGCTCGTCGTCGACCTCGACGCCGTAGCGCTCGGCCGCCGCGCGCACCGTTTCGACCGCCGGGTTCGGCAGTTCCGGGGCGCCCGGCTTGCTCGTGAGCTCCTTGAACTTGTCGATGCTGCGGCAGAAGACGTCGGGCGCGGTCCACCAGCGGGCGTGCGCCGCGCCGGCGACCTTCGCCGCCACCGCGGCGGCGGGCAGGCAGGCGTCCCAGATCACCAGGTCCGGCTTCCACGCCTTGGTGAACTCGACGAGCCCGTCGAGGAACGGGAGCGGCTCGTTCGGGTCGCCCTTCCACGGCGCGAAGTCCCACTGCGCGGGCAGGTAGTACTGGCTGTAGACGTCCCAGTGCTCGCGGTCCGGGTCGTCGGCGTCGAAGCCGAGCGCTTCGAGGGCCGCGGTGATCTCGGCGAGGTCCGCGCGCTCCTTCTCGTAGGCCCGGCCGGGGCCCATCGGGATCGGCATGCTGTCGATGTCGCAGACCGCGACCGGGGTGATGCCCATCGACGCGATCGTCTCCACCCCGCCCGGGTGCGTGGCGATCACGACGTCGTGCCCCGCGGACTTCAGCGCCCAGGCCAGCGGCGCCAGCGGATAGGTGTGCGCCGGGGCCGGCCAGATGGCGAATTGCACACGCATTGTTTCGGCTCCTCCAGGACGTGTCGGCGGGAGACTTTCTTCAGCCGCCAAGGGAAAATCGTATGGTCGTGAAGCGGTGCGGACATCTCCCCGAGTGCCGCTCAGGCGGCCTCGGCGCGCCGGTCACCGGGCTCCTCCGGGTCCGGGACCGCCGCCAGCCCGCCGCGTTCCGACGCGATCCGGGAAAGCGCCGCGTAACGCTCGGGACGGCGGGCGCGCAACCACAGCGCGAAGCCCGCGCCGGCCGCCACGACGACCACGAACGCCCACGGCAGCGAGTTCACCAGCGTGCTGGTGGTCCCGGTCAGCAGGTCGAAGTTCTGGATGACCAGCACCGCGGACGCCACCAGCCCGAGCAGCCCCAGGACCGGCGCGACCCCGGTGCGCCACCAGTGCCGGTCCGGGCGGCGGCGGAAGAACGCGATGACCGAAAGGGACGCCGCCGCCTGCAGCCCGACGATGCCGAGCGTGCCCAGCCCCGTCATGGTCGTGGCGAGGTTGACGTACGGGTCCGCGCCGGCGATCGCGAAGATCGCGGTCACGGCGACGGTGAAGACCGTCTGCGTCAGGCTCGCGCGGTGCGGCGAACCGTGCTTGCGGTGCACCGCGCCGAGCCCGGCGGGCAGCACGCGGTCGCGGCCGAGGGCGAACAGGTAGCGGTTGGACGCGCCGTGCATCGCGAGCATCCCGGCGAACAGGCTGGTGCACAACAGGATCTGCATCGCGGTGGTGACGGCCGAGCCCAGGTAGTCGTCGGTGAGCCCGCCGAAGAGGTTGCCGAGCTGCTGCCCGGCGACGTCCCGCAGCTGCCCCGGCCCGACGGCGCCGACCGCGACCCAGCTCGTCAGCGCGTAGAAGACCGCGATCAGGATCACCGACCAGTAGGTGGCGAGCGGGACGCTGCGGCGCGGGTTGCGCGACTCTTCGCCGTACAGCGCGGCGGATTCGAAGCCGATGAAGGAGATGAGCGCGAACATCAGGGACACGCCGAGACCGGCACCGACGATCGTCGCCGGGTCGAACGAAGCCGCGGGCAGCGCGCCACCGCCGTGCCGGAGCAGCACCGCGACGTCGAGCAGCACCAGGATCGCGACCTCGGCGATCATCAGGACGGCCAGCACCCGCGCGCTGAAGTCGATCTTCCGGTAGCCCAGCACCCCCATCAGCACCAGCCCGATCGCCGCCCACACCGGCCACGGCCAGTCCAGCCCGTAGGAGGACGCGACGAGCTGCGCGAAGTAGGCGAAGGCGCCGGTCATGCCCACGGTCGCGGTGTTGTAGGCGAGCACGGCGGCCCAGCCGCCCCCGACCGCGGCCGGCCGGCCGAGCCCGGCGGACAGGTAGCCGTAGAACCCGCCGGAGGTGACGATCCGGCGGCTCATCGCGGCGTACCCGACGGAGAAGCAGAGGAGGGTGAGCCCGGCGAAGACGAACATCGCGGGCACCGCGGCGCCGTTGCCGATGGCGAAGGCCAGCGGGACGGTGCCGACCATCGCGGCGAGCGGCGCCGCGGCGGCCACGACCAGGAAGACGATCTTGGGGGTGCCGAGGGTGCGGCGGAGGGACGCCGGTCGCGCGTCCCCGGAACCGCGGTCGGATGCTGCGCTCACGGGCTTTTCCTCTCACTGGCTCGCGATGGGGTTCGCGAACAAGTCTTCGCTTCCGGCGAGCACGTCCTCGTCTCCCCCGCTGCGGACTAGAGCGCCCCAATGTGGCGTTGGTTGCGTCGAGCGCACCCAATGTGGCGTTCGGTGCGTCTGACGCACCGAACGCCACATTGGGGCGCTTGAGGCCGGGCGGAGCGCAGCGGAGCCGGGGACGCGAAAGGGACGGCCGGGGGTGCCGGCCGTCCCTTTCTCCGCGCGGGGAGCCGCGTCAGGACGCCTTGGCCAGTGGCGTCGACTGCGCGCCGCGGACCAGGTCCGCGGCCTTCTCCCCGATGACGATCGCGGTCGCGTTCGGCGCGCCGCGGCCGACGGTCGGCATCACCGAGACGTCGGCGACCCGCAGGCCTTCGACGCCGTACACCTTGAGCTCGTGGTCGACGACCCGGCCCATCCCGCAGGCGCCGCTGCCGTGGAAGATCGAGTTCGTGTAGCGCCGCACGTA is a window from the Amycolatopsis sp. cg9 genome containing:
- a CDS encoding nucleotide disphospho-sugar-binding domain-containing protein, coding for MRILFATVPLSGHFFPLVPLAWAYRAAGAEVVVTTSEDYLPTVLRAGLPATPAGPAADFTGLAGDGFADAGEHLLAHGRVFARISARNLVGTLRLAESWRPDLVVFERAAAAGAITAAVHGVPGVELQWGVPALREYRAAADEVLAGELSALGLPELPRADHVVGTWPPSLRHLHAAEQSSMRHVPYNGDARLPDWLAVPPRRPRVCLTLGTVLPGLGTAGLFLALLEELSTLDIELVVAVADETAAAWGPLPPSVLHAGRLPLAQALRTCDAVVHHGGNGTSLAALEAGVPQLVLPHFDDQIGNAEAVVRSGAGLRLAPGEITPEAVAAGCAQLLDDPRFGVVAAEVAAENAAQPSPAEVVRTLTPLALRPELRRAG
- a CDS encoding APC family permease, which translates into the protein MSAASDRGSGDARPASLRRTLGTPKIVFLVVAAAAPLAAMVGTVPLAFAIGNGAAVPAMFVFAGLTLLCFSVGYAAMSRRIVTSGGFYGYLSAGLGRPAAVGGGWAAVLAYNTATVGMTGAFAYFAQLVASSYGLDWPWPVWAAIGLVLMGVLGYRKIDFSARVLAVLMIAEVAILVLLDVAVLLRHGGGALPAASFDPATIVGAGLGVSLMFALISFIGFESAALYGEESRNPRRSVPLATYWSVILIAVFYALTSWVAVGAVGPGQLRDVAGQQLGNLFGGLTDDYLGSAVTTAMQILLCTSLFAGMLAMHGASNRYLFALGRDRVLPAGLGAVHRKHGSPHRASLTQTVFTVAVTAIFAIAGADPYVNLATTMTGLGTLGIVGLQAAASLSVIAFFRRRPDRHWWRTGVAPVLGLLGLVASAVLVIQNFDLLTGTTSTLVNSLPWAFVVVVAAGAGFALWLRARRPERYAALSRIASERGGLAAVPDPEEPGDRRAEAA
- a CDS encoding nucleotide disphospho-sugar-binding domain-containing protein is translated as MRVQFAIWPAPAHTYPLAPLAWALKSAGHDVVIATHPGGVETIASMGITPVAVCDIDSMPIPMGPGRAYEKERADLAEITAALEALGFDADDPDREHWDVYSQYYLPAQWDFAPWKGDPNEPLPFLDGLVEFTKAWKPDLVIWDACLPAAAVAAKVAGAAHARWWTAPDVFCRSIDKFKELTSKPGAPELPNPAVETVRAAAERYGVEVDDELLWGQWTINSQPQEIGPEVSANVVPMRWVSYSSQQPMPDWLYPVPERPRVAVSLGLSERAFMEGGWDHIPVLLNALSELDVEVVATLDDQQLAKVEQIPENVRVLPFVPLDQLVPTCSLLIHHGGVGTVMPAILNSVPQLLVDFVGHSIRANPSGAARLARSRYSLGPALARFTLAKGAGLVLNVAEPDAAVMREQIRRVLEEKSFKENAQRLQKEINSVPGPAEYVKILEQLTLDHQS